The following are encoded in a window of Amycolatopsis lexingtonensis genomic DNA:
- a CDS encoding cellulose binding domain-containing protein, whose protein sequence is MSPRSAVFLGTTTVSAAAVALALTGGVTARAASASLSATFGQSSVWTGGYGGGYTIANRGDAPATGWTVEFDLPAGSAVTSSWSSVKTQTGQHYKFTNAGYNGAVAPGATASFGFNVSGAGLPAGCTVNGAACTGGGQVTTTPTTPPTTTTTPPPSSDTVNVSTAAQLQAALANAVPGQAIKLAAGTYRGSFVTTKPGTAAKPITLSGPSNAVLINDGPSGDAPDCPTPTAGWDPGYGLWLSGAPYWNLTGFTVQESKKGIVVDNSPHTTIDGVTVHHVDEEAIHFRRSSADSVLKNSTITYTGLVQPGYGEGVYLGSANSNWACHGNSGGVDRGDRIQVLDNHIGPFIAAEPIDVKEGTTGGLIRGNTFDGRGISGENSADSWIDVKGIGYTIEDNTGTFAAPGTFANGYENHNTSTSPSFDNGCGNVWRNNKSDLGGAGAYAIKISSVSKCAANPNVVYASNTVTNAKSGLTNIPVTP, encoded by the coding sequence GTGTCCCCACGAAGTGCCGTTTTCCTCGGTACCACAACCGTTTCCGCCGCCGCGGTCGCTCTCGCCCTGACCGGCGGGGTGACCGCGCGCGCCGCGTCGGCGAGTCTCTCCGCGACCTTCGGGCAGTCGTCGGTCTGGACCGGCGGCTACGGCGGCGGCTACACGATCGCCAACCGCGGCGACGCGCCCGCCACCGGCTGGACGGTCGAGTTCGACCTTCCGGCCGGCTCGGCGGTCACCAGCTCGTGGAGCTCGGTGAAGACGCAGACCGGGCAGCACTACAAGTTCACGAACGCCGGGTACAACGGCGCGGTCGCCCCTGGTGCGACCGCGAGCTTCGGCTTCAACGTCTCCGGCGCGGGCCTGCCCGCCGGCTGCACGGTCAACGGCGCCGCGTGCACGGGCGGCGGCCAGGTCACCACCACGCCGACGACGCCGCCCACGACCACGACCACTCCCCCACCGAGCAGCGACACCGTGAACGTCTCGACAGCCGCCCAGCTCCAGGCCGCACTGGCGAACGCGGTGCCGGGGCAGGCGATCAAGCTGGCGGCCGGCACCTACCGCGGCTCCTTCGTCACGACGAAACCCGGCACGGCGGCGAAGCCCATCACCCTTTCGGGGCCCTCGAACGCCGTTCTGATCAACGACGGCCCGTCCGGTGACGCACCCGACTGTCCGACGCCGACCGCGGGCTGGGACCCGGGCTACGGCCTCTGGCTCTCGGGCGCGCCGTACTGGAACCTGACCGGGTTCACGGTCCAGGAGTCCAAGAAGGGCATCGTCGTCGACAATTCGCCGCACACCACCATCGACGGCGTCACCGTGCACCACGTCGACGAAGAGGCGATCCACTTCCGCCGGTCGTCGGCCGACAGCGTGCTGAAGAACTCCACGATCACCTACACCGGGCTCGTGCAGCCCGGCTACGGCGAGGGCGTTTACCTCGGTTCGGCCAACTCGAACTGGGCCTGCCACGGCAACTCCGGCGGCGTCGACCGCGGCGACCGGATCCAGGTGCTGGACAACCACATCGGCCCGTTCATCGCCGCCGAGCCGATCGACGTCAAGGAAGGCACGACGGGCGGCCTGATCCGGGGAAACACCTTCGACGGCCGCGGGATCAGCGGCGAGAACTCGGCCGACTCCTGGATCGACGTCAAGGGGATCGGCTACACGATAGAGGACAACACGGGCACGTTCGCCGCGCCCGGCACGTTCGCCAACGGCTACGAGAACCACAACACCAGCACGAGCCCGTCGTTCGACAACGGCTGCGGGAACGTGTGGCGGAACAACAAGTCCGACCTCGGCGGGGCCGGCGCCTACGCGATCAAGATCAGCTCGGTGTCGAAGTGCGCGGCGAACCCGAACGTGGTGTACGCGTCGAACACCGTGACGAACGCCAAGTCGGGCCTGACGAACATCCCGGTCACGCCGTAG
- a CDS encoding phosphocholine-specific phospholipase C, whose amino-acid sequence MADPNALTRRRFLGGVAAAGALGALPPGMAEALAEPRATGSLSDVEHVVVLMQENRSFDHYYGTMRGVRGYGDRSAIVQPNGQDIFHQPDSGRGDGKYLLPFRVDTTKVDGQDLGDLGHGWTDQHQAIAGGANDAWIPAKGEMTMGYFGQGDIPFHRALADAFTVCDHYFCSVQGPTTPNRLYLFTGTIDAEGKAGGPANYNPADYKPVFSWTTYPERLQQHGVSWKVYANKEVGDASGSFVGDYGDNPLWLFQAYHQDYTSELSRRASVFQTWGPDSGQGKDVDHVLAEFKADCASGSLPKVSWIVAPYGYCEHPEARPVDGAAYTQTVLNALWANPKLWESTVVLINYDENDGFFDHVAPPIAPSGTAGEYIGGQPIGLGARVPMTVISPWSRGGWVSSEVTDHTSVIRFLERWTGVAEPNISAWRRALCGDLMTCFDFGAPSTQIPLLPDTAALRKQADDTQKKLPKPAPPATGTQQVPVQETGTRPARALPYRPLVTTSLSADRKILTTTFANQGTAAVQLMAYRNDGQTDGPWPYDVAPGAQVSDTWRIQLYGGGKYGVAVHGPNRFRWVLAGDANSAGAGVDVLGGYTTDNKLRLTMRNSGTTAVKVTVTANHYRTDGPWTYILAAGQTVTDDWNPVAYGSGWYDLSATLDADPKFLRRFSGHLETGAPSITG is encoded by the coding sequence ATGGCCGATCCGAACGCGCTCACCCGACGTCGTTTCCTCGGCGGGGTCGCCGCCGCCGGTGCCCTCGGCGCCCTGCCGCCCGGCATGGCCGAGGCACTCGCCGAGCCCCGCGCGACCGGCAGCCTCTCCGACGTCGAACACGTCGTGGTCCTCATGCAGGAGAACCGTTCCTTCGACCACTACTACGGCACGATGCGCGGCGTCCGCGGCTACGGCGACCGGTCGGCGATCGTCCAGCCGAACGGCCAGGACATCTTCCACCAGCCCGATTCCGGGCGCGGCGACGGCAAGTACCTCCTGCCGTTCCGGGTGGACACGACCAAAGTGGACGGTCAGGACCTCGGCGACCTCGGCCACGGCTGGACCGACCAGCACCAGGCGATCGCCGGCGGCGCCAACGACGCGTGGATCCCCGCCAAGGGCGAGATGACCATGGGCTACTTCGGCCAGGGCGACATCCCGTTCCACCGCGCGCTCGCCGACGCGTTCACCGTGTGCGACCACTACTTCTGCTCGGTGCAGGGCCCGACCACGCCCAACCGGCTCTACCTGTTCACCGGCACCATCGACGCCGAGGGCAAGGCGGGCGGCCCGGCGAACTACAACCCCGCCGACTACAAGCCGGTCTTCAGCTGGACGACCTACCCCGAACGCCTGCAGCAGCACGGTGTTTCGTGGAAGGTCTACGCCAACAAGGAAGTCGGGGACGCGAGCGGCTCCTTCGTCGGCGACTACGGTGACAACCCGCTGTGGCTCTTCCAGGCCTACCACCAGGACTACACCAGCGAACTGTCCCGGCGCGCCAGTGTGTTCCAGACCTGGGGCCCGGATTCGGGGCAGGGCAAGGATGTCGACCACGTCCTCGCCGAGTTCAAGGCCGACTGCGCGAGCGGCTCGCTGCCGAAGGTGTCCTGGATCGTCGCGCCCTACGGCTACTGCGAGCACCCCGAAGCGCGGCCCGTCGACGGCGCCGCGTACACCCAGACCGTGCTCAACGCGTTGTGGGCCAACCCGAAGCTGTGGGAGTCCACCGTCGTGCTCATCAACTACGACGAGAACGACGGCTTCTTCGACCACGTCGCCCCGCCGATCGCGCCGTCCGGCACCGCCGGCGAGTACATCGGCGGCCAGCCGATCGGCCTCGGCGCGCGCGTGCCGATGACAGTGATCTCGCCGTGGAGCCGCGGCGGCTGGGTCAGCTCCGAGGTCACCGACCACACGTCGGTCATCCGGTTCCTGGAACGCTGGACCGGCGTCGCCGAGCCGAACATCAGCGCGTGGCGGCGCGCGCTCTGCGGCGACCTCATGACGTGCTTCGACTTCGGTGCGCCGAGCACCCAGATCCCGCTGCTGCCGGACACCGCCGCACTGCGCAAGCAGGCCGACGACACGCAGAAGAAGCTGCCGAAGCCCGCCCCGCCCGCCACCGGCACGCAGCAGGTCCCGGTCCAGGAGACGGGGACCCGGCCCGCCCGCGCGCTCCCCTACCGGCCGCTGGTCACGACGTCGCTGAGCGCCGACCGCAAGATCCTCACCACGACGTTCGCCAACCAGGGCACCGCGGCCGTGCAGCTGATGGCCTACCGCAACGACGGGCAGACCGACGGCCCGTGGCCCTACGACGTCGCACCCGGGGCGCAGGTCAGCGACACCTGGCGGATCCAGCTCTACGGCGGCGGCAAGTACGGCGTGGCGGTGCACGGGCCCAACCGGTTCCGCTGGGTGCTCGCCGGGGACGCGAACAGCGCCGGCGCGGGCGTCGACGTCCTCGGCGGCTACACCACCGACAACAAGCTGCGGCTGACCATGCGCAACTCTGGGACGACCGCCGTCAAGGTCACGGTCACCGCGAACCACTACCGCACCGACGGGCCGTGGACCTACATCCTCGCCGCCGGGCAGACGGTGACCGACGACTGGAACCCGGTCGCCTACGGGTCCGGGTGGTACGACCTGTCGGCCACGCTCGACGCCGACCCGAAGTTCCTGCGCCGGTTCAGCGGGCACCTCGAAACCGGCGCGCCGAGCATCACCGGGTAG
- a CDS encoding D-alanyl-D-alanine carboxypeptidase family protein, with protein sequence MSRTRIPPVAGGIAAAVAVAIAVTCWVLFPPELAGRASAARPSIDLALPWPSDGQASAEVLGLGSLGSRGEQQPVPIASVTKVMTAYVVLKDHPLDAAEAGPQITVDEQAEAESTSAEESTAPVRAGRRISERDLLALMLVPSGNNVARLLARWDAGSQEAFVGKMNREAAALGMTSTTYTGASGVEDSTTSTATDQLRLAREAMKLPVLRAIVATPSLRVDGVPGTVVNTNTLLGSDGVIGLKTGSSTAAGGALMWAAQASGGRLILGVVLHQSPGGTPAAGLKAALENSRRLIAAIQHELPRAATR encoded by the coding sequence ATGTCCCGTACCCGCATCCCACCCGTCGCCGGCGGGATCGCCGCCGCGGTGGCCGTCGCCATCGCCGTGACCTGCTGGGTGCTCTTCCCTCCGGAACTCGCCGGCCGGGCGAGCGCGGCGCGGCCGTCGATCGACCTGGCGCTGCCGTGGCCGTCGGACGGGCAGGCGAGCGCCGAGGTGCTGGGCCTGGGCTCACTCGGCAGCCGCGGTGAACAGCAGCCGGTGCCGATCGCCAGCGTCACGAAGGTGATGACCGCCTACGTGGTGCTGAAGGACCACCCGCTCGACGCGGCCGAGGCGGGCCCGCAGATCACCGTCGACGAGCAGGCCGAGGCCGAATCGACGTCGGCGGAGGAGTCGACCGCGCCGGTCCGTGCGGGCCGCCGGATCAGCGAGCGGGACCTGCTGGCACTGATGCTGGTCCCGTCCGGCAACAACGTCGCCCGGCTGCTGGCCCGCTGGGACGCGGGCAGCCAGGAGGCGTTCGTCGGGAAGATGAACCGCGAGGCCGCGGCGCTCGGCATGACGAGCACGACGTACACCGGCGCGAGCGGGGTCGAGGACTCCACCACGAGCACCGCCACCGACCAGCTGCGGCTGGCGCGCGAGGCGATGAAGCTACCGGTGCTGCGCGCGATCGTGGCCACGCCGAGCCTGCGCGTCGACGGTGTACCGGGCACGGTGGTCAACACGAACACGCTCTTGGGCAGTGACGGTGTGATCGGCCTGAAGACGGGTTCGTCGACGGCCGCGGGCGGCGCGCTGATGTGGGCGGCGCAGGCTTCCGGTGGTCGGTTGATCCTGGGGGTGGTCCTGCACCAGAGCCCGGGCGGCACCCCGGCGGCGGGCTTGAAGGCGGCGTTGGAGAACAGCCGCCGGCTGATCGCGGCGATCCAGCACGAGCTGCCGAGGGCGGCCACCCGATGA
- a CDS encoding endonuclease/exonuclease/phosphatase family protein, producing MTATVQPGDPSSAVTQPLGRGSGHPGAEPARLSGSGGGRLPTSKRWAGIWRRGRVIAAFAVLIALLLLAHPLVPNWPGNAGSLLETFLPWTGALVLLLLATALLRRSALALVALLLPTVIWTADFGGKLFDHRGTGGDLTVVSHNVNDENPDPAGTARTLAASNAEVIALEELKRSEIPKYEDALAARYPHHTVQGTVGVWSTFPLRDTSPVEIMPWTRALRTTVDTPKGPVAVFVAHLPSVRVRLDSGFTADGRDAAVERLAAEIAADPAEKTVLVGDFNGTADDRALAPITARLKTAQDEAGDGFGFSWPASLPLARIDQIFVGGVRAVAAWTLPATGSDHLPVAATIAL from the coding sequence ATGACGGCGACCGTGCAGCCTGGCGACCCGAGTTCGGCGGTCACCCAGCCGCTGGGGCGGGGCAGCGGGCATCCAGGAGCCGAGCCCGCCCGGTTGTCGGGGTCGGGCGGCGGACGCCTGCCCACCTCCAAGCGGTGGGCCGGGATCTGGCGCCGCGGCCGCGTCATCGCCGCGTTCGCCGTGCTCATCGCCCTGCTCCTCCTCGCCCACCCCCTCGTCCCCAACTGGCCCGGCAACGCGGGCAGTCTCCTCGAAACCTTCCTCCCCTGGACCGGCGCCCTCGTCCTCCTCCTGCTCGCCACCGCCCTCCTGCGCCGCTCGGCCCTCGCCCTCGTCGCACTCCTCCTCCCCACCGTGATCTGGACCGCCGACTTCGGCGGCAAGCTCTTCGACCACCGCGGCACCGGCGGCGACCTCACCGTCGTCTCGCACAACGTCAACGACGAAAACCCCGACCCCGCCGGCACCGCGCGAACCCTCGCGGCTTCGAACGCGGAAGTGATCGCGCTCGAGGAACTCAAGCGGTCGGAGATCCCGAAGTACGAAGACGCCCTCGCCGCCCGGTATCCGCACCACACCGTGCAAGGGACCGTCGGGGTCTGGAGCACCTTCCCGCTCCGGGACACCAGCCCGGTCGAAATCATGCCGTGGACCCGCGCCCTCCGGACCACAGTGGACACTCCCAAGGGGCCCGTCGCGGTGTTCGTGGCGCACCTGCCGTCGGTGCGGGTGCGGCTCGACTCGGGGTTCACCGCCGACGGACGCGATGCCGCTGTCGAACGGCTCGCCGCCGAAATCGCCGCGGACCCCGCGGAAAAGACCGTGCTCGTCGGCGATTTCAACGGGACCGCCGACGATCGGGCGCTGGCCCCGATCACCGCTCGCCTCAAAACCGCGCAGGACGAGGCCGGGGACGGGTTCGGGTTCAGCTGGCCCGCGTCGCTGCCGCTGGCCCGGATCGACCAGATCTTCGTCGGCGGGGTGCGGGCGGTGGCGGCCTGGACGCTGCCCGCGACCGGGAGCGACCATCTGCCCGTGGCGGCCACGATCGCGCTCTGA
- a CDS encoding LacI family DNA-binding transcriptional regulator has translation MAERPRSGGPVRVTAAGTRQPSLTDVAGVAGVSHMTVSRVINGTGPVRPETRARVLAAIEELGYRPNSAARALVTGRTGTLGVVALESNLYGPASTLYGIENAAREAGYAITISSVSRPGRSSIADAVENLRRQAVEGIIVIAPHVSAGRALEAAPADFPVVAVGGGETAPVPVISVDQRDGARRATEHLLALGHRTVWHVAGPEDWLEARDRELGWRETLERHGVPAPRVIRGDWSSRSGYEAGRSLAAEPKLDAVFAGNDQMALGLLRAFAEAGVSVPRDVRVAGFDDVPEAAYFTPPLTTVRQDFIEVGRRTFGLLTQRMDGGDRHARALVVPELIVRESTGPR, from the coding sequence GTGGCTGAACGACCCCGCTCCGGCGGACCCGTGCGGGTGACCGCGGCCGGGACGCGGCAGCCGAGCCTGACCGACGTCGCGGGTGTGGCCGGTGTTTCGCACATGACCGTGTCGCGGGTGATCAACGGGACCGGCCCGGTGCGCCCCGAGACGCGGGCCCGGGTGCTCGCGGCGATCGAGGAACTGGGCTACCGGCCCAACTCCGCGGCCCGCGCGCTGGTCACCGGGCGGACCGGGACGCTCGGCGTCGTCGCGCTCGAGTCCAATCTGTACGGTCCGGCCAGCACGCTGTACGGCATCGAGAACGCCGCCCGCGAAGCCGGGTACGCGATCACGATCTCCAGCGTGAGCCGGCCGGGCCGGTCGTCGATCGCCGACGCGGTGGAAAACCTGCGCCGCCAAGCGGTCGAGGGCATCATCGTCATCGCCCCGCACGTCAGTGCGGGCCGTGCGCTGGAAGCCGCGCCCGCGGACTTCCCGGTCGTCGCCGTCGGCGGCGGGGAGACCGCGCCCGTGCCGGTCATCTCCGTCGACCAGCGCGACGGCGCCCGCCGCGCCACCGAGCACCTGCTCGCCCTCGGTCACCGCACGGTCTGGCACGTCGCCGGGCCGGAGGACTGGCTGGAGGCCCGGGATCGAGAGCTCGGGTGGCGCGAAACCCTGGAACGCCACGGGGTTCCGGCCCCGCGGGTGATCCGCGGCGACTGGAGTTCGCGGTCGGGCTACGAGGCGGGGCGATCCCTTGCCGCGGAACCCAAGCTGGACGCCGTGTTCGCCGGCAACGACCAGATGGCGCTCGGCTTGCTGCGCGCCTTCGCCGAGGCGGGCGTTTCGGTGCCGCGCGACGTGCGCGTCGCGGGCTTCGACGACGTACCCGAGGCGGCGTACTTCACGCCGCCGCTCACCACGGTGCGCCAGGACTTCATCGAAGTCGGCCGGCGCACGTTCGGCCTGCTCACCCAGCGGATGGACGGGGGCGACCGGCACGCGCGTGCCTTGGTCGTACCCGAGCTGATCGTCCGCGAGAGCACCGGGCCGCGTTAG
- a CDS encoding ABC transporter substrate-binding protein yields MLTLTNLITVDRGVNVLKKRWAAAAAAAAGLVLLTACGSGGSSGGSGGAITLGFAQVGAESGWRTANTKSIQESAKTAGIELKFSDAQQKQENQISAIRSYIQQKVKVIAFSPVVESGWDTVLKEAKTANIPVILTDRAIDSPDKSLYKTFLGSDFIAEGKKAGQWLTKEFGSATGQVNIVELQGTTGSAPANDRKKGFADVIAADPKYKIVASQTGEFTRAKGKEVMEAFLKSQPKIDVLYAHNDDMALGAIEAIEAAGKVPGKDIKIVSVDGVKDALTALADGKINHVVECNPLLGPQLMDLVKKVSAGEQVPARIETQETEFDQASAKAALPQRQY; encoded by the coding sequence ATGTTAACGCTAACAAATTTGATCACCGTCGATCGAGGAGTGAACGTGCTGAAGAAGCGATGGGCCGCCGCGGCGGCCGCGGCGGCCGGACTCGTGCTGCTCACCGCCTGCGGGAGTGGTGGCTCTTCCGGTGGCTCCGGCGGGGCGATCACGCTCGGCTTCGCCCAGGTGGGCGCCGAGAGCGGCTGGCGGACGGCGAACACGAAGTCGATCCAGGAGTCGGCCAAGACCGCGGGCATCGAGCTGAAGTTCTCCGACGCGCAGCAGAAGCAGGAGAACCAGATCTCCGCGATCCGCTCCTACATCCAGCAGAAGGTCAAGGTCATCGCCTTCTCGCCGGTGGTGGAGTCCGGCTGGGACACCGTGCTCAAGGAAGCCAAGACGGCCAACATCCCGGTCATCCTCACCGACCGCGCGATCGACTCGCCGGACAAGTCGCTCTACAAGACCTTCCTGGGCTCGGACTTCATCGCCGAGGGCAAGAAGGCGGGGCAGTGGCTGACCAAGGAGTTCGGCAGCGCCACCGGCCAGGTCAACATCGTCGAACTGCAGGGCACCACCGGCTCCGCGCCGGCGAACGACCGCAAGAAGGGCTTCGCGGACGTCATCGCGGCGGACCCGAAGTACAAGATCGTCGCCTCGCAGACCGGTGAGTTCACCCGTGCCAAGGGCAAGGAGGTCATGGAGGCCTTCCTGAAGTCCCAGCCCAAGATCGACGTCCTCTACGCGCACAACGACGACATGGCGCTCGGCGCCATCGAGGCGATCGAAGCCGCGGGCAAGGTGCCGGGCAAGGACATCAAGATCGTCTCGGTCGACGGCGTGAAGGACGCGCTGACGGCGCTGGCCGACGGCAAGATCAACCACGTCGTCGAGTGCAACCCGCTGCTCGGCCCGCAGCTGATGGACCTGGTGAAGAAGGTCTCCGCCGGCGAGCAGGTGCCCGCCCGCATCGAAACCCAGGAAACCGAGTTCGACCAGGCGTCGGCCAAGGCCGCCCTGCCGCAGCGGCAGTACTGA
- a CDS encoding sugar ABC transporter ATP-binding protein: MPAEILTMTGIRKEFPGVLALDGVDFRLFPGEVHALMGENGAGKSTLIKVLTGVYGVDAGTITLAGTTVAFGGPGEAQQAGISTVYQEVNLCPNLSVAENVCLGREPRRFGRIQWGPMRRRAEELLARLDVHVDVSAELSTCSIAVQQLVAIARALDVDARVLVLDEPTSSLDAGEVEQLLKVVRSLREQGLAILFVSHFIDQVFAIADRMTVLRNGKLIGEYRTADITPVDLVTKMIGKELRVLETLEDSGPSRAEVADAPVLLSAEDLGRKGGVEPFSLDIHAGEVVGLAGLLGSGRTELARLLFGADHADSGSVKIDGEPANLRTPRAGLDRRIAFCSENRKTEGLVEELTVRENIVLALQASRGWARPLSRRRQDEIARKYIETLDIRPADPEALVGHLSGGNQQKVLLARWLITEPRLLILDEPTRGIDIGAKTEIQRLVTQLSADGMAVVYISAELDEVLRLSHRVAVLRDRKVVAQRENQGLTADDVMATMAEGVQA; the protein is encoded by the coding sequence ATGCCCGCCGAAATCCTGACCATGACCGGGATCCGCAAGGAGTTCCCCGGCGTCCTCGCCCTCGACGGCGTCGACTTCCGCCTGTTCCCGGGCGAAGTCCACGCGCTGATGGGGGAGAACGGCGCCGGCAAGTCCACCCTGATCAAAGTGCTGACCGGGGTGTACGGGGTGGACGCGGGCACGATCACTCTCGCCGGGACCACTGTCGCTTTCGGTGGTCCCGGCGAGGCCCAGCAGGCCGGCATCAGCACGGTCTACCAGGAAGTCAACCTCTGCCCGAACCTGTCCGTGGCGGAGAACGTCTGCCTCGGCCGGGAACCCCGCCGCTTCGGCCGCATCCAGTGGGGCCCGATGCGGCGGCGGGCCGAGGAACTGCTGGCCCGGCTGGACGTCCACGTGGACGTCTCGGCCGAGCTGAGCACCTGCTCGATCGCGGTGCAGCAGCTGGTCGCGATCGCCCGCGCGCTCGACGTCGACGCGCGGGTGCTCGTCCTCGACGAGCCGACGTCCAGTTTGGACGCCGGCGAGGTCGAGCAGCTGCTGAAGGTCGTCCGGTCCCTGCGCGAGCAGGGCCTGGCGATCCTGTTCGTCTCCCACTTCATCGACCAGGTCTTCGCCATCGCCGACCGGATGACCGTGCTGCGCAACGGGAAGCTGATCGGCGAGTACCGCACCGCGGACATCACGCCGGTCGACTTGGTCACCAAGATGATCGGCAAGGAGCTGCGGGTCCTCGAAACCCTCGAGGACTCCGGCCCCAGCCGGGCCGAAGTCGCGGACGCGCCGGTGCTCCTGTCCGCCGAGGACCTCGGGCGCAAGGGCGGGGTCGAGCCGTTCAGCCTCGACATCCACGCCGGCGAGGTCGTCGGCCTCGCCGGGCTCCTGGGCTCGGGCCGCACCGAGCTGGCCCGGCTGCTCTTCGGCGCCGACCACGCCGACAGCGGATCCGTGAAGATCGACGGCGAGCCGGCGAACCTGCGCACCCCGCGCGCCGGGCTCGACCGCCGGATCGCGTTCTGCTCGGAGAACCGCAAGACCGAAGGCCTGGTCGAAGAACTGACCGTCCGGGAAAACATCGTCCTCGCGCTCCAGGCCTCCCGGGGCTGGGCGCGGCCGCTGTCGCGTCGCCGGCAGGACGAAATCGCCCGGAAGTACATCGAAACGCTCGACATCCGCCCGGCCGACCCCGAAGCACTGGTCGGCCACCTTTCCGGCGGGAACCAGCAGAAGGTGCTGCTGGCCCGCTGGCTCATCACCGAACCGCGGCTGCTGATCCTGGACGAGCCGACCCGCGGCATCGACATCGGCGCGAAGACCGAGATCCAGCGGCTCGTCACGCAGCTCTCGGCGGACGGCATGGCCGTCGTCTACATCTCCGCCGAGCTGGACGAGGTGCTCCGGCTGAGTCACCGCGTCGCCGTGCTGCGCGACCGGAAGGTCGTGGCGCAACGGGAAAACCAGGGGCTCACCGCGGACGACGTCATGGCCACGATGGCCGAGGGGGTGCAGGCATGA
- a CDS encoding ABC transporter permease yields MTGLAKKRLFWPVVALLALLLGDLIASPAFFSIELRDGHLYGNLVDILKNGAPLILIAIGMTLVIATRGIDLSVGAVVAISGSLACLWIADHPDGVGATLVAVGLALGLSLVLGVWNGWLVAALGIQPIIATLILMVAGRGIAQLISGGQIITINSAPYEWIGSGFVLTLPSAILIALAVFVLASLLVRRSALGLLVEAVGGNPEASRLAGLRSARLTWLVYVFCALCAGIAGLMISANVHSADANHAGLFIELDAILAVVVGGTQLTGGRFSIGGAVIGALLIQTLTTTVYALGIPPEAIMLFKAVVVLAVCLLQSPAFRRKLRRRKARPAASAPASAPEKVEVTA; encoded by the coding sequence ATGACCGGCCTGGCGAAGAAGCGGCTCTTCTGGCCCGTGGTGGCGCTGCTCGCGCTGCTGCTGGGCGACCTGATCGCGAGCCCGGCGTTCTTCTCGATCGAACTGCGCGACGGTCACCTCTACGGGAACCTCGTCGACATCCTGAAGAACGGCGCCCCGCTGATCCTCATCGCGATCGGCATGACGCTCGTCATCGCCACCCGCGGCATCGACCTCTCGGTCGGCGCGGTCGTCGCGATCAGCGGTTCGCTCGCGTGCCTGTGGATCGCCGATCACCCCGACGGCGTGGGTGCCACGCTCGTCGCGGTCGGGCTGGCGCTCGGGCTGTCGCTGGTGCTCGGCGTGTGGAACGGCTGGCTGGTCGCCGCGTTGGGCATCCAGCCGATCATCGCGACGCTCATCCTGATGGTCGCCGGGCGCGGGATCGCGCAGCTGATCTCCGGCGGGCAGATCATCACGATCAACTCCGCGCCCTACGAATGGATCGGCAGCGGGTTCGTGCTCACCCTGCCGAGCGCCATCCTCATCGCGCTGGCCGTGTTCGTGCTCGCGTCGCTGCTGGTCCGCCGCTCGGCTCTCGGGCTGCTCGTGGAAGCCGTCGGCGGCAACCCCGAAGCCAGCCGGCTGGCCGGGCTCCGGTCGGCCCGGCTGACCTGGCTCGTCTACGTCTTCTGCGCGCTGTGCGCGGGCATCGCCGGGCTGATGATCAGCGCGAACGTGCACAGCGCCGACGCCAACCACGCCGGGCTGTTCATCGAGCTCGACGCGATCCTCGCCGTCGTCGTCGGCGGCACGCAGCTGACCGGCGGCCGGTTCTCCATCGGCGGCGCGGTGATCGGCGCCCTGCTGATCCAGACGCTGACCACCACCGTCTACGCACTGGGCATCCCTCCCGAGGCGATCATGCTGTTCAAGGCCGTGGTCGTGCTCGCGGTGTGCCTGCTGCAGTCGCCCGCGTTCCGCCGCAAGCTCCGCCGCCGCAAGGCCCGCCCGGCCGCGTCGGCTCCCGCGTCCGCTCCGGAGAAGGTCGAGGTCACGGCATGA